In Leuconostocaceae bacterium ESL0723, the following proteins share a genomic window:
- a CDS encoding SprT family protein: protein MTDDQLQTYVEQLSQTYFGRPFTHRATFNHRLRTTGGRYLLANHNLEFNPKMQNLPAFAGIVKHELCHYHLHLLGRGYRHRDADFKALLKQVGGDRYAPTLANQSQKNYWHYRCAAGHDLYRRRRINTKRYVCGQCHQPLTLVGQVSAAQIGGRQHA, encoded by the coding sequence ATGACTGATGACCAGCTTCAAACCTACGTTGAGCAGCTGTCACAAACCTACTTTGGCCGGCCTTTTACCCATCGGGCAACTTTTAACCACCGCTTGAGGACGACGGGCGGCCGCTACCTGCTGGCCAACCATAACCTGGAGTTCAACCCCAAGATGCAAAACTTACCGGCCTTTGCCGGCATCGTCAAGCATGAACTCTGCCATTATCACCTGCATCTGCTTGGCCGGGGGTACCGGCACCGGGATGCCGACTTTAAGGCCCTGCTAAAGCAGGTCGGCGGGGACCGCTATGCGCCAACCCTAGCCAACCAGTCTCAAAAAAACTACTGGCATTACCGCTGTGCTGCTGGCCATGATCTCTACCGCCGGCGACGGATTAATACCAAACGCTACGTCTGCGGTCAGTGTCACCAGCCGCTGACCCTAGTCGGGCAGGTGAGCGCCGCTCAAATTGGAGGGCGCCAACATGCTTAA
- the coaE gene encoding dephospho-CoA kinase (Dephospho-CoA kinase (CoaE) performs the final step in coenzyme A biosynthesis.) produces MLKVGLTGGIATGKSTVSQQLKAAGFPVLDADQVARAVVEPGSPLLDKIQAAFGSEMVVDGHLDRKKLGQRVFADKAALDQLNAIMQPAISQQMRAEIEAYQEKGTPVLILDVPLLFERGYQESNLVDWVVVVAASPAIERQRLETRNGLSDQEADQRIKAQLPLSEKVAQADWVINNDGDLAALKQSVATLIQHLKEVSP; encoded by the coding sequence ATGTTAAAAGTTGGTTTAACCGGGGGGATTGCGACCGGGAAGTCGACCGTTAGTCAGCAGTTAAAGGCGGCTGGTTTTCCAGTTTTGGATGCTGACCAGGTCGCCCGCGCCGTGGTTGAGCCCGGTTCGCCTCTGTTGGATAAAATTCAAGCGGCCTTCGGGTCAGAGATGGTAGTTGACGGGCACTTGGACCGCAAAAAGCTGGGGCAGAGAGTGTTTGCGGATAAAGCAGCCCTGGACCAGCTCAACGCTATCATGCAACCGGCCATCAGTCAGCAGATGCGGGCTGAGATTGAGGCCTATCAGGAAAAGGGGACACCGGTCCTCATTTTAGACGTACCCCTACTCTTTGAACGGGGCTACCAGGAATCCAACTTGGTTGACTGGGTAGTCGTCGTCGCAGCTAGCCCCGCCATTGAGCGCCAGCGTCTAGAAACCCGCAACGGCCTTTCCGACCAGGAAGCTGACCAGCGAATCAAGGCCCAGCTACCCCTCAGTGAAAAAGTAGCCCAGGCCGACTGGGTTATTAACAATGATGGTGATTTAGCCGCCCTGAAACAGTCGGTGGCAACCTTAATTCAACACTTAAAAGAGGTTTCTCCATGA
- a CDS encoding YibE/F family protein, with protein sequence MNAIGLLSLILFAALMLVAGKQGLKIFLGLVINFAVIFILIILLNWQFNPYVVTAILSVTILAVSIYLSSDNSQVMNTAFKASLVITAGLMLVAYLAQLSGQLQGFATENSDELEGLSLAVGLNFGHLAVVVMVLSALGAIAEASMAITADLHEVIERTPTIQVTNLEHHARIIGRQILGTAINTLFFGMLGSTLPLLIWFLRLRYSLSMFFNAKLLVMELITMLLGMLGILLSIWLASHLVVNDFKKGRIDLDAGDL encoded by the coding sequence ATGAACGCAATTGGACTCTTATCCCTGATTTTGTTTGCGGCCTTGATGCTGGTGGCTGGTAAGCAGGGTTTGAAAATTTTTCTAGGACTGGTGATTAACTTTGCCGTGATTTTTATCCTGATCATCCTACTGAACTGGCAGTTTAACCCCTACGTGGTGACTGCCATTCTCAGCGTGACTATCCTGGCAGTTTCAATCTATCTCAGCTCAGATAACAGTCAGGTGATGAACACGGCCTTTAAGGCCAGCCTGGTTATCACCGCCGGCCTGATGTTGGTAGCCTACTTAGCCCAACTCAGTGGACAGCTACAGGGCTTTGCGACCGAAAATTCGGATGAACTCGAGGGGCTTTCCTTGGCCGTTGGCTTAAACTTTGGTCATTTAGCGGTCGTAGTAATGGTTTTGTCCGCCCTGGGGGCGATTGCCGAAGCCTCAATGGCGATTACGGCCGACCTACACGAGGTGATTGAACGGACACCAACCATCCAGGTGACTAACCTGGAACACCATGCCCGGATTATCGGCCGTCAGATTTTAGGCACGGCGATTAACACCCTCTTCTTTGGAATGTTGGGTTCGACCCTGCCGCTGTTAATCTGGTTTTTGCGCCTGCGCTACAGCCTGTCCATGTTTTTTAATGCCAAACTGTTAGTTATGGAGCTGATTACGATGCTGCTGGGGATGCTGGGCATTTTGCTCAGTATTTGGTTGGCCAGCCACCTGGTCGTCAATGATTTTAAAAAGGGGAGGATTGACCTGGATGCAGGAGACCTTTGA
- a CDS encoding MerR family transcriptional regulator, protein MSEEKYTIGQFSDKVGLSIDTLRFYEHEKLIFPARTAANQRYYTHKDIVWIQFIIRLKKTGMKIKDMQQYAKLRYAGNKTIPQRLDLLFNQLDELHQLQNQVAQNIDFLEKKIKTYQAMQAK, encoded by the coding sequence ATGAGTGAAGAAAAGTATACGATTGGCCAATTCTCAGACAAAGTTGGCCTCAGCATCGATACGCTGAGATTTTACGAACATGAAAAGCTAATATTCCCCGCCCGAACTGCAGCTAATCAGCGTTACTATACTCATAAAGATATTGTCTGGATTCAGTTCATCATTCGCCTGAAGAAAACTGGTATGAAAATCAAAGATATGCAGCAGTACGCAAAATTGCGGTACGCAGGCAATAAGACAATCCCCCAAAGACTTGACCTACTCTTTAACCAACTAGATGAACTGCACCAACTGCAAAATCAAGTAGCACAAAACATCGATTTTTTAGAAAAGAAAATCAAGACCTACCAAGCCATGCAGGCAAAATAA
- the acpP gene encoding acyl carrier protein gives MKLDKEAIYNKLADEVATRFDLKRDQITPNLNFTTDVNADSIDFVELVLEVEDMFDIEIPDDDVSKLATLQNTVDYVYDHQKD, from the coding sequence ATGAAGCTCGATAAAGAAGCGATTTACAACAAGTTGGCGGATGAGGTCGCAACCCGGTTTGATCTAAAGCGGGACCAGATTACTCCTAATCTGAACTTCACCACCGACGTAAACGCTGATTCGATTGATTTTGTGGAATTGGTACTCGAGGTCGAGGATATGTTCGATATCGAAATTCCAGATGATGATGTCAGCAAGCTGGCCACCCTGCAAAACACGGTGGACTACGTTTACGACCATCAAAAGGACTAA
- a CDS encoding carboxymuconolactone decarboxylase family protein, producing the protein MANSERFERGLRNLEKIDGAGGQAVIDSLAGLGEDVGKYIIEFAFGDIYERRALSLKQREMVTITSLLSQGDTDPQLYVHINGSLNVGLTEEEIIEIFIQCIPYVGFPKVLNALSVAKKVFSERISK; encoded by the coding sequence ATGGCCAACTCAGAACGATTTGAAAGAGGGTTAAGAAACTTAGAAAAAATTGATGGTGCTGGCGGGCAAGCTGTAATAGACTCGTTAGCTGGTCTGGGAGAAGATGTCGGTAAATATATTATTGAATTTGCATTTGGGGATATCTATGAGCGGAGGGCTCTTTCATTGAAGCAACGGGAAATGGTTACGATTACCAGCTTACTCTCACAAGGAGATACTGACCCACAATTATACGTTCATATTAATGGTTCTCTCAATGTCGGATTAACTGAAGAAGAGATTATTGAAATCTTCATTCAATGTATTCCCTATGTTGGCTTCCCAAAAGTACTAAATGCTCTTTCAGTAGCTAAGAAAGTTTTTAGCGAAAGAATTTCTAAATAA
- a CDS encoding SemiSWEET family transporter, with amino-acid sequence MRVDNYVAEEDRKVVADRRIKLLKFFSKVATFTCILMYVSYIPQIMSNFSGHPVSPLQPLVAAVNATLWTCYGWFKTYKDMPIIISNVPGIFFGLITVVTVYIH; translated from the coding sequence ATGCGTGTTGATAATTATGTTGCCGAAGAAGACCGAAAGGTGGTCGCGGACCGACGGATTAAGCTACTGAAGTTTTTCAGTAAGGTCGCGACCTTCACTTGTATTTTGATGTATGTTTCTTATATCCCTCAGATTATGTCTAACTTTAGTGGGCACCCAGTTTCACCCCTGCAACCCTTAGTTGCGGCGGTCAACGCCACTTTGTGGACCTGCTACGGCTGGTTTAAGACCTATAAGGATATGCCAATTATCATTTCCAATGTGCCAGGAATTTTCTTTGGCCTGATTACCGTTGTGACGGTTTATATTCACTAA
- the dnaI gene encoding primosomal protein DnaI, with translation MQSLAEVLKEFQRRHQVSNNANLAQVVQTISQDNDVRQFWQEHQDQLRPDAFERKLMDLYEFVQQKQRIAAGKKSLYPGYHPALGLEKGYPYVKYVADQKTQEAERQKTKLTRFQIPKAAQRADLQEIAASTGTDQDRADALTEVVRVLSDLSAGGDDDFVPGIYLSGDFGVGKTYLMGALANALAANDIGVLFIHFPSFINQLKASFNRPQAAVNDLVEQAKKVPVLIIDDIGADTLTAWSRDDVLAIILEYRMQNELTTCFTSNFDWQSLEQYLAQTRDGKEPGKAARLMQRIQFLSRPVNMAGPNRRLQS, from the coding sequence ATGCAGAGCCTTGCGGAAGTACTAAAGGAATTTCAACGGCGGCACCAGGTTAGTAACAATGCCAACCTGGCCCAGGTCGTCCAGACCATCAGTCAGGACAACGATGTCCGCCAGTTTTGGCAGGAGCACCAAGACCAACTCCGGCCCGATGCCTTTGAGCGCAAACTGATGGATTTGTACGAATTTGTCCAGCAAAAGCAGCGGATTGCGGCCGGTAAGAAGTCCCTTTATCCGGGTTACCATCCCGCCCTAGGTCTAGAAAAAGGCTATCCCTACGTAAAATACGTGGCCGATCAAAAGACCCAGGAGGCCGAGCGACAAAAGACCAAGCTAACCCGCTTTCAAATTCCAAAGGCCGCCCAAAGGGCTGATCTCCAAGAGATTGCGGCCAGTACTGGTACCGACCAGGACCGGGCCGATGCCCTGACCGAAGTGGTCCGGGTCCTCAGTGATTTGAGCGCTGGTGGGGATGATGACTTTGTTCCTGGTATTTACCTCTCGGGTGACTTTGGGGTGGGGAAGACCTACCTGATGGGGGCCTTGGCCAATGCCCTGGCTGCCAATGATATCGGCGTGCTCTTTATCCATTTTCCATCCTTTATCAACCAGCTCAAGGCCAGTTTTAACCGGCCCCAGGCGGCGGTCAATGACCTAGTTGAGCAGGCCAAGAAGGTTCCCGTCCTGATTATTGATGATATCGGAGCGGACACCCTGACTGCTTGGAGCCGAGACGATGTCTTAGCCATTATCCTGGAATACCGGATGCAAAATGAACTCACGACCTGCTTTACCTCGAATTTTGACTGGCAGTCCTTGGAGCAGTACCTGGCCCAAACCCGGGATGGGAAGGAACCCGGTAAGGCGGCCCGTTTAATGCAGCGAATTCAGTTTCTCTCCCGACCAGTGAACATGGCCGGTCCTAATCGGCGGTTACAATCTTGA
- the recG gene encoding ATP-dependent DNA helicase RecG — protein sequence MLTYQDSLDQLAGVGPKRLEALHDLNLFTIEDLLTYYPFRYEDLGSRLPSQTLDGEKVTFKGTVSTAPVVRRFGKRSQTQFGLMVDRENVRVTFFNQPWMAKNIEPGQEVAIYGTYNAARAALTAIKLVSATTDELDPIYPASQHITAKTIRQLIEQAWGQVRGQLPDLVPEHLRQKYRLLERNQQVEQMHFPPDPASAKAARRSAAFEEFFVFQMRLQLLKLSDQGFAGEAIHYDQAALQDFTKHLPFELTEAQERVVGEILKDQGRPIHMNRLLQGDVGSGKTVVAALAMYAAITGGTQAALMAPTEILAQQHARSLAKLFDQVGLPIRVELLTSGLKAAQRRQILADLEDGDIDLVVGTHALLQPDVHFHHLGLAVIDEQHRFGVKQRAALREGGVNPDILAMTATPIPRTLSITAYGEMDVSIIDQLPAGRLPIKTKLLSHRSRDQVLDFIRTQLAKKAQVYVVTPLIAESDALDVQNAEALQEELAADLPDYQVGLMHGRLDNDEKQALMTAFEKNQIQVLVATTVVEVGVDVPNATVMVVVDADRFGLAQLHQLRGRVGRGKQQSYTLLIADPKTEYGRSRLDAMVESNDGFVLAQRDLELRGAGDILGTKQSGVPDFAVGDPVKDLTMMTVAQQEAIDLVSDPKWDQNPDNQALVNYLSETMAGYRHFD from the coding sequence ATGTTAACCTACCAAGATTCCCTGGATCAATTGGCCGGGGTGGGGCCCAAGCGCTTGGAAGCTCTCCACGACCTAAATCTTTTTACAATTGAAGACCTCTTGACCTACTATCCTTTTCGCTACGAGGACCTTGGTAGCCGCCTCCCCAGCCAGACCTTGGATGGGGAGAAGGTGACCTTTAAGGGAACGGTTAGCACTGCTCCAGTGGTCCGCCGTTTTGGGAAACGGTCCCAGACCCAGTTTGGCCTGATGGTTGACCGGGAAAATGTGCGGGTGACCTTCTTTAACCAGCCCTGGATGGCTAAAAACATTGAACCGGGCCAGGAGGTGGCCATTTATGGCACCTACAACGCGGCCCGGGCAGCCCTGACGGCCATTAAGCTAGTTTCGGCAACCACTGATGAGCTCGATCCGATTTATCCGGCCAGCCAGCACATCACGGCCAAGACCATCCGTCAGCTGATTGAACAGGCCTGGGGCCAAGTGCGCGGTCAACTACCGGATCTGGTGCCAGAGCATCTGCGCCAGAAATATCGTCTCTTAGAACGGAACCAGCAGGTGGAACAAATGCACTTTCCACCTGACCCCGCCAGTGCCAAAGCGGCCCGGCGCAGTGCGGCCTTTGAAGAATTTTTTGTCTTCCAAATGCGGCTACAACTGCTGAAGCTGAGCGACCAAGGCTTTGCCGGGGAAGCCATCCATTATGACCAGGCGGCTCTGCAGGACTTTACCAAGCATTTGCCTTTTGAACTGACCGAGGCCCAAGAACGGGTGGTCGGCGAGATTCTAAAGGACCAGGGGCGGCCAATTCACATGAACCGCCTACTGCAAGGCGATGTGGGTTCTGGTAAAACGGTTGTTGCCGCCCTGGCCATGTATGCGGCCATTACCGGTGGAACCCAGGCGGCCTTGATGGCACCTACAGAAATCCTAGCCCAGCAGCACGCGCGTTCCCTGGCTAAGCTCTTTGACCAGGTCGGCCTGCCCATCCGGGTGGAACTGCTGACTAGTGGTTTAAAGGCCGCTCAGCGCCGTCAAATTCTAGCTGACCTAGAAGATGGCGACATTGACCTGGTGGTGGGGACCCACGCCCTCTTACAGCCTGACGTGCACTTTCACCATCTTGGTCTAGCCGTGATTGATGAACAACACCGTTTTGGGGTGAAACAGCGGGCCGCCCTCCGAGAGGGTGGGGTTAACCCTGACATTTTGGCGATGACGGCCACACCAATTCCGCGGACGCTGTCCATTACGGCATATGGGGAGATGGATGTTTCCATTATTGACCAGCTGCCAGCCGGCCGCCTCCCGATTAAAACCAAGCTCCTATCCCACCGCAGTCGGGACCAGGTCCTCGACTTTATCCGAACTCAACTAGCCAAAAAGGCCCAGGTTTATGTCGTGACCCCCTTAATTGCCGAATCGGATGCTCTAGACGTGCAAAACGCCGAGGCCCTGCAGGAAGAATTAGCGGCTGACCTGCCAGATTACCAGGTCGGGCTGATGCATGGCCGTCTGGATAATGATGAAAAGCAGGCCCTGATGACGGCCTTTGAAAAGAACCAGATACAGGTGCTAGTGGCCACCACCGTGGTGGAAGTTGGGGTGGATGTGCCCAACGCGACTGTGATGGTCGTGGTCGATGCCGATCGGTTTGGCCTAGCCCAGCTTCACCAGCTCCGCGGTCGGGTCGGCCGGGGCAAGCAGCAGTCTTACACCTTGCTAATTGCGGACCCCAAGACCGAATACGGTCGGTCCCGGCTGGATGCCATGGTAGAAAGCAATGACGGCTTTGTCCTAGCCCAACGTGATTTGGAATTGCGGGGGGCCGGTGATATATTGGGTACCAAGCAGTCGGGCGTCCCCGACTTTGCGGTCGGTGACCCGGTCAAGGATTTAACAATGATGACCGTGGCCCAGCAGGAGGCCATTGACCTGGTCAGTGACCCTAAATGGGACCAGAATCCAGATAACCAGGCCCTGGTGAATTACCTGTCTGAAACCATGGCTGGTTACCGACACTTTGATTAA
- the plsX gene encoding phosphate acyltransferase PlsX, whose protein sequence is MKIAVDAMGGDFAPAEIVKGIEIARDRYPELEFQLYGTQTEVAPLVENMDRITVVPTTEVIAMGDEPVRAMRQKKDSSLVQAANAVKDGRADALFSAGNTGALLSSAIFIVGRIKGVERPALATAMPSFDGPNNQFVFMDLGANAENKPSHLYQYGILGSFYASHVLGIKDPRVRLLNNGAEEDKGDEVHKEAHQLMKQGTAYNFVGNIESRELMAGTADVVVADGFSGNAALKAMEGTALTMLQEIKKAIMSTGLRGKLGGLLLKPAFKKVAKELDFNQAGGAVVLGVKAPVVKTHGSAKAPAVANTMGQIQTMVKGNLISDVTQFISENSEALKVKKTDDQA, encoded by the coding sequence ATTAAGATTGCAGTGGATGCCATGGGCGGTGACTTTGCGCCCGCCGAAATCGTCAAGGGGATTGAAATCGCCCGGGACCGTTATCCCGAGCTTGAGTTCCAACTTTACGGTACCCAGACTGAGGTTGCCCCCTTGGTGGAAAACATGGACCGGATTACGGTGGTGCCAACCACTGAGGTGATTGCTATGGGCGACGAACCAGTTCGGGCCATGCGCCAGAAGAAGGATTCTTCCCTAGTCCAGGCGGCTAACGCTGTCAAGGATGGTCGGGCCGACGCCCTCTTTAGTGCCGGTAATACCGGCGCCCTGCTTTCCAGTGCCATCTTTATTGTGGGCCGGATTAAGGGGGTTGAACGGCCAGCCCTGGCCACGGCCATGCCTAGCTTCGATGGTCCTAACAATCAGTTTGTTTTCATGGACCTTGGGGCTAACGCTGAAAATAAGCCCAGCCACCTTTACCAGTACGGTATCTTGGGTAGTTTCTACGCTTCCCATGTTCTGGGTATCAAAGATCCCCGTGTCCGGCTGTTAAACAACGGGGCCGAGGAAGATAAGGGCGATGAAGTCCACAAGGAAGCCCACCAGCTGATGAAGCAGGGAACTGCCTATAACTTTGTCGGTAACATTGAATCCCGTGAATTGATGGCCGGCACGGCTGACGTCGTGGTTGCGGATGGCTTTTCTGGTAACGCCGCTCTAAAGGCCATGGAAGGCACGGCTTTGACCATGCTCCAAGAAATTAAAAAGGCCATTATGAGTACTGGCCTGCGCGGTAAGTTGGGTGGCCTGCTCTTAAAGCCGGCCTTTAAGAAGGTGGCCAAGGAACTCGACTTTAACCAGGCCGGCGGTGCCGTGGTCTTGGGTGTCAAGGCTCCAGTGGTTAAGACCCACGGGTCAGCCAAGGCACCGGCAGTCGCCAATACCATGGGCCAAATTCAAACCATGGTTAAGGGAAACCTGATTTCGGATGTAACCCAGTTTATCAGCGAAAATAGTGAGGCCCTGAAGGTTAAAAAGACCGATGACCAGGCCTGA
- a CDS encoding DnaD domain protein, giving the protein MKQDQFRSALTANDRYQVLMDQSVALSDLERVFSLYLPFIGNDGYVLYHFLVTEGQADSQPNQDHNLILDSLNLSLPALVSSQRRLEAAGLLKTFYQEQGTGGYTYQVQAPLSAAAFFNEALLAGLLYKFVGEERFQTLHNRYQPSAQIPSGTEVSAKFLQVFEPSNSPISTQALAETANQPAVDTAGFHFDFDAFVSLVQGSSQPALDKQRRFLVGQALLYGLNEQQLAQAVTRTVRLDDHQVDQMALQRYLKATYGQQQVPETKDSQADPAKNQEQDSTGAKPQVSEALQRLYQAANQLAPLPFLSQLKANQHGFVSNSERRLLTDLIDQNILPVPVINILTYQVIVGMGNASLNRNLVDAIANAWAKNQVKTPAEAVAQIKAHQAGGQQNRSSGQNRRYQRATKVEPNLAKRDQAQAPKHDASEVQAALARLKELKTKN; this is encoded by the coding sequence ATGAAACAAGACCAATTTCGTTCAGCACTAACGGCCAATGACCGCTACCAAGTTCTGATGGACCAGTCTGTGGCCCTCAGCGATTTGGAGCGGGTTTTTAGCCTTTATCTGCCCTTTATTGGTAACGATGGTTACGTGCTCTACCACTTTTTGGTCACCGAGGGACAGGCGGACAGTCAGCCTAACCAAGATCATAATTTAATCTTAGATAGTCTCAACCTGAGCCTACCCGCCCTGGTTAGTAGTCAGCGGCGGCTGGAAGCCGCTGGCCTGTTGAAAACCTTTTACCAGGAACAGGGGACTGGCGGGTATACCTACCAGGTTCAGGCGCCCCTATCAGCAGCGGCCTTCTTTAACGAGGCCCTCTTAGCCGGTTTGCTCTATAAGTTTGTTGGCGAGGAACGCTTTCAAACCCTACATAATCGTTACCAACCAAGCGCCCAGATACCAAGTGGGACTGAAGTATCGGCCAAGTTTCTCCAGGTCTTTGAACCCAGTAACTCACCGATTAGCACCCAGGCCCTGGCTGAGACAGCCAATCAGCCGGCAGTTGATACAGCCGGTTTCCACTTTGACTTTGACGCCTTTGTCAGCCTGGTGCAGGGTAGTAGTCAGCCGGCCCTGGATAAGCAGCGACGCTTCTTGGTTGGCCAGGCCCTCCTGTATGGCTTAAATGAGCAGCAGCTGGCGCAGGCCGTGACCCGGACCGTTCGCTTGGATGACCACCAGGTTGACCAAATGGCCCTCCAACGCTACCTAAAGGCGACTTATGGTCAGCAGCAAGTCCCTGAAACCAAAGACAGCCAGGCCGACCCAGCTAAGAACCAGGAGCAAGACAGCACCGGCGCTAAGCCCCAGGTTAGTGAGGCCCTCCAGCGCCTCTACCAGGCTGCCAACCAGTTAGCACCACTGCCGTTTCTGTCACAACTCAAGGCTAACCAGCACGGCTTTGTCAGCAATAGTGAACGGCGCCTGCTAACTGACCTAATCGACCAAAATATCCTGCCGGTGCCGGTGATTAACATTCTGACCTACCAGGTGATTGTGGGGATGGGGAATGCTTCTTTGAACCGGAATTTGGTGGATGCCATTGCCAATGCCTGGGCTAAGAACCAGGTCAAGACACCGGCGGAAGCCGTCGCTCAAATCAAAGCCCACCAGGCCGGTGGCCAGCAAAACCGGTCCAGTGGTCAGAATCGGCGTTACCAGCGGGCTACCAAGGTGGAACCGAACCTGGCTAAACGTGATCAGGCTCAGGCTCCTAAGCACGACGCCAGTGAGGTTCAAGCTGCCCTGGCCCGCCTGAAAGAATTAAAGACGAAGAATTGA
- a CDS encoding YibE/F family protein, giving the protein MKLWHLIKKYGWLPLLLLVTWVGLRHDAFLYQDPVGQVVRVQTLNKGSVTDEHGNEDEAVSERLTIKLLNRSGQVQIDNGYAQSQAITAHYRVGDQVILSHAGGHNWQVFSLKRDALLGTLVLLFVSLLLIYGRLRAGGFLLLSLGLNLALFGLALVADIQVKSVSVVGLFATVAVAMAALSLFLVLGWGLQMGITWAATVLSTGLALIVMVVCLSLTHNEGVHFETMSYVTQVPKTLFYAQTIIGVLGAVMDESSDIIAALFGMHRENPNRPFHDYWQAGQSVGREILGTLVNILFMIFIAETIPMVILMLRNGNNWSYILDQVMNLGILQTVVSGLGIVLAVPVTALLGATFLVKRGDQS; this is encoded by the coding sequence TTGAAATTATGGCACTTGATTAAAAAATATGGCTGGCTGCCATTATTGCTGCTGGTGACCTGGGTGGGTCTCCGGCACGATGCCTTCCTCTATCAGGACCCCGTCGGGCAGGTAGTCCGGGTCCAGACCTTGAACAAAGGATCAGTGACTGACGAGCACGGCAACGAGGATGAGGCGGTCAGTGAACGGCTGACCATCAAGCTCCTCAATCGGTCCGGCCAGGTTCAAATTGACAACGGTTATGCCCAGTCCCAAGCCATTACCGCCCATTACCGGGTGGGTGATCAGGTTATTTTGAGCCATGCCGGCGGGCACAACTGGCAGGTCTTTTCCCTCAAACGCGACGCCCTGCTGGGTACGCTTGTGCTGCTCTTTGTATCTTTGCTGCTAATCTATGGTCGCCTGCGGGCCGGCGGTTTCCTCTTGCTTAGTTTGGGTCTAAACCTAGCCCTCTTTGGCCTGGCTTTGGTCGCTGACATTCAGGTTAAGAGTGTGAGTGTAGTCGGTCTCTTTGCCACCGTGGCGGTGGCCATGGCCGCCCTCAGCCTCTTTTTGGTCCTGGGTTGGGGCCTGCAAATGGGCATTACCTGGGCAGCGACGGTTCTTTCGACCGGCCTGGCCTTGATAGTCATGGTCGTCTGCTTGAGCCTGACTCACAACGAGGGGGTCCACTTTGAGACCATGTCCTATGTGACCCAGGTGCCGAAAACGCTCTTTTATGCCCAGACCATTATTGGGGTGCTGGGCGCGGTGATGGACGAATCCTCTGACATTATTGCAGCCCTCTTTGGTATGCACCGGGAAAATCCGAACCGACCCTTCCATGACTACTGGCAGGCCGGTCAGTCGGTCGGTCGCGAAATTCTCGGCACCTTGGTCAATATCTTGTTTATGATTTTTATTGCCGAAACGATTCCGATGGTGATTTTGATGTTACGGAATGGCAATAACTGGTCTTATATCCTAGACCAGGTCATGAACTTGGGCATTTTACAAACCGTGGTATCCGGCCTAGGAATTGTCCTGGCAGTGCCGGTGACAGCCCTCTTGGGTGCCACCTTCCTAGTTAAAAGGGGGGATCAGTCATGA